One segment of Mycoplasmopsis glycophila DNA contains the following:
- a CDS encoding IS1634 family transposase: MITMIIMYNINMSNYILYKRKNPKGIYIALGISKGYGKGIGNLVGLGYWEEIKEKYSLQNIDDLKPIAKLVPVGEDKIEVKTKFFQLLEPTSVETNVKNVGIELIYKVIKELDLFKGLPKTKHKSLEEVLEFIVATRIIQPRSYICQYKNKNDFLHDIDIKKSSIYNYFDTFLEYKNTILVNIYNKMQELTTRNTKLMHFDNTTAYFQSFSRDGLRQRGFSKDGKHDEDQIVVAMAVDNNGIPFHYKVFEGNTADSKTLVKFLVEMQRIYKTKDTIIVADKGISQNANLRYLEQKGYKYIVQKRIDILGKEDKAFIVNDQGFVQENDYFTKSRFVQSVWAKNKNKKRYSDTFRKQFVYFSPSKQTLDKIKRQNLINKLEKKSINGELPLSALVPEYKKKYMDVDGKTVGRLNIEKIKKVANEDGFYMIETNITNIDSKEANEIYKGQWKVEEGFRTLKSAIEVRPMYVYKDEHIQSHVFLCFLSLIVLKYSIYKLKKFYKDNGEIQKLTMNMFIDALKLITITTKTVNGKVVSEIKNNLDPEHKELNKIYSDFQYAVDGLSL, encoded by the coding sequence ATGATTACAATGATAATAATGTATAATATAAATATGAGTAACTACATTCTGTATAAAAGAAAAAACCCAAAAGGAATTTACATTGCATTAGGAATATCAAAAGGATATGGTAAAGGGATTGGTAATTTAGTTGGATTAGGTTATTGAGAAGAAATTAAAGAAAAATATTCTCTGCAAAACATCGATGATTTAAAACCAATTGCTAAATTAGTTCCTGTTGGAGAAGATAAAATTGAAGTTAAAACCAAATTTTTTCAATTGCTTGAACCAACATCTGTCGAAACAAATGTGAAAAATGTTGGTATTGAATTGATTTATAAAGTAATTAAAGAACTAGATTTATTTAAAGGATTACCGAAAACTAAACACAAATCTTTAGAAGAAGTATTAGAATTTATTGTTGCAACAAGAATAATTCAACCAAGAAGTTATATTTGTCAATACAAAAACAAAAATGACTTTTTACATGATATAGATATAAAAAAATCTTCAATTTATAACTATTTTGATACTTTTTTAGAATATAAAAATACAATTTTAGTCAATATTTATAACAAAATGCAAGAATTGACAACTAGAAACACAAAATTAATGCATTTTGATAATACAACTGCTTATTTTCAAAGTTTTTCAAGAGATGGTTTGAGACAAAGAGGTTTTTCTAAAGATGGAAAGCATGATGAAGATCAAATTGTTGTGGCTATGGCAGTTGATAATAATGGTATTCCTTTTCACTATAAAGTTTTCGAAGGAAATACTGCAGATTCTAAAACTCTTGTGAAATTTTTAGTCGAAATGCAAAGGATTTACAAAACAAAAGACACAATAATAGTTGCTGATAAGGGTATTAGTCAAAATGCAAATTTAAGATATTTAGAGCAAAAAGGATATAAATATATAGTTCAGAAACGTATTGATATTCTTGGAAAAGAAGATAAAGCATTTATAGTAAATGATCAAGGGTTTGTTCAAGAAAATGATTATTTCACTAAATCTAGATTCGTCCAATCTGTTTGAGCTAAAAATAAAAATAAAAAAAGATATAGCGATACTTTTAGAAAACAATTTGTCTATTTTAGCCCTTCCAAACAAACTTTAGACAAAATAAAAAGACAAAATCTTATTAATAAATTGGAGAAAAAGTCTATTAACGGTGAATTACCATTAAGTGCTTTGGTTCCTGAATATAAGAAAAAGTATATGGATGTAGATGGTAAAACAGTTGGAAGATTAAATATCGAAAAAATTAAAAAAGTCGCTAATGAAGATGGTTTTTATATGATTGAAACCAACATAACAAATATAGATTCAAAAGAAGCAAATGAAATATATAAGGGACAATGAAAAGTCGAAGAAGGTTTTAGAACTTTAAAATCAGCAATCGAAGTTAGGCCGATGTACGTTTATAAAGACGAACATATTCAATCTCATGTATTTTTATGCTTTTTATCTCTAATTGTTTTGAAATATTCCATTTATAAATTAAAGAAATTTTATAAAGATAATGGAGAGATCCAAAAACTCACAATGAATATGTTTATAGATGCATTGAAACTTATAACAATCACAACAAAGACTGTGAATGGTAAAGTTGTAAGTGAAATCAAGAATAATTTAGACCCAGAACATAAGGAATTAAACAAAATATATAGTGATTTTCAATATGCAGTCGATGGTCTATCATTGTAA
- a CDS encoding coiled-coil domain-containing protein, which produces MKKWKWLIIASSNCGILSVVVAGCLSYACVAKYKKQIQQKDKEIVLLKLKIADLEKQNQILLIEKEKLEQTITKLQEDLGIVTRQNNSFRDNSSRLMRSLLRKSREKSETIYITREQINFLAPSDQLHDSHPASEEEVIQILKNKHAEAVKNYETQKREIENSLAISQNNLKQETKNEYTKTIEALTKAIEELNKIKINSIDQGISFLDQKIEIDDALSSLNLNLNKMLLEELQEKQKTIAEKESEISSQFEKAKQMVQITIRASKEQVSYINSLKEKVSSFLNKDFSYTSSEVSENLKKEANSVLNYLGEYENELSKALEIAEREYETGVANHNINNFIVIDVDKFGKTNQNILNKTQILYDRDFNALFEKYKEINKLKENLQGELLLMKEELKNSKYELEELKIVLDNTNNAKEALLSELSANKEEFREILKDYILNVIQDLEKILEVIKTEDSKNISEIIKALEEQKEILTKTLEKYSEENFVTQYKDIINGSLELISQAFKEYNDQKLVPLQKEFIKISEELQKSKDELANLKDQINLKNSKIGELTEENTSYKASIETLEIEFSKAQEKLKILTNNLTEYKNKETNDLQESSSRILIIKEWYVKLKNQGNLLVYKIGDSTMTKELETILNETIELEYDNTSLQSVNNKINEYLDYQTKLSSLILQLQNKHYEETKSKQDAIIAENNTNILHLKEEVSDLTNTKRELETKNQVIENNKNELQKNISLKDQELAKLKEQKEENERQIKSLENVILQKDTKITELNERISKDQTDWLTRKIEAINKEKEELESNKAELEKANKELETKIQEKDDQILLKIKELAEARNKIEEKDNLLLQKNKEIENVSREKREIENSVWYIEKQKEVAEIRLRELENQVDNLEERLITIMSKQVNSRELIVKSYKSSIDKNMRILKEFYGSTTDDAHTYTGTNYKPNFAWSTFGGANNRFAWQNLDIQINNADFTWKVELVGLGNDNIIEINGFKYLKLSLSNVEIEYISLKDGVKLENNYLLFPISLFKSGNFNQRLLGQNIEYKSLSKYNQINNSSESKSIWNDGVFRLEYKFKDNTLYLYQIFKAQRITNVSLDSRGYLATLPDKNIEKSPFAIWDYYDKRPKQPLFEIIAASYIQTNSNEL; this is translated from the coding sequence ATGAAGAAATGAAAATGACTTATTATAGCAAGTTCAAATTGTGGTATTTTGTCAGTTGTTGTTGCCGGATGTTTATCATATGCTTGTGTTGCAAAATACAAAAAACAAATTCAGCAAAAAGATAAAGAAATTGTACTTTTGAAACTCAAAATTGCGGATCTTGAAAAACAAAATCAAATTCTTTTAATTGAAAAAGAAAAATTAGAACAAACGATCACAAAACTACAAGAAGATTTAGGTATTGTTACTAGACAAAATAATTCATTTAGAGATAATTCGTCACGCTTAATGCGAAGTTTATTAAGAAAATCTCGTGAAAAATCAGAAACAATTTATATCACAAGAGAACAAATTAATTTTTTAGCACCTTCTGATCAATTGCACGATAGCCATCCAGCTAGTGAAGAAGAAGTGATTCAAATTTTAAAAAACAAGCATGCTGAAGCTGTTAAAAATTATGAAACACAAAAAAGAGAAATTGAAAATTCACTAGCTATTTCACAAAATAATTTAAAACAAGAGACTAAAAATGAATATACAAAAACTATTGAAGCATTAACAAAAGCAATCGAAGAGTTAAATAAAATAAAGATTAACTCAATAGATCAAGGAATCAGTTTCCTTGACCAAAAGATCGAAATCGATGATGCACTCAGTAGCTTAAATTTAAACCTTAATAAGATGCTTTTAGAAGAATTGCAAGAAAAACAAAAAACAATTGCAGAAAAAGAAAGCGAAATTTCAAGTCAATTCGAAAAAGCTAAACAAATGGTGCAAATCACAATTCGTGCTTCCAAAGAGCAAGTTTCTTATATTAATTCACTAAAAGAAAAAGTGAGTTCCTTTTTAAACAAAGATTTTTCATACACAAGTTCTGAAGTATCTGAAAATCTTAAAAAAGAAGCTAACTCTGTTTTGAACTACCTTGGCGAATATGAAAATGAACTTTCAAAAGCATTAGAAATAGCAGAAAGAGAGTACGAAACAGGTGTTGCTAATCACAATATCAATAACTTTATTGTAATTGATGTCGATAAATTTGGTAAAACTAACCAAAATATACTAAATAAAACACAAATACTTTATGATCGGGATTTTAATGCTTTATTTGAAAAATATAAAGAAATAAACAAACTAAAAGAAAATCTCCAAGGAGAGCTTTTATTAATGAAAGAAGAACTCAAAAACTCTAAATATGAGCTAGAAGAACTTAAGATAGTCCTTGATAATACTAATAATGCAAAAGAAGCATTATTAAGCGAATTAAGCGCTAATAAAGAAGAATTTCGTGAGATCTTAAAAGATTACATTTTAAATGTAATTCAGGATCTAGAAAAGATTCTAGAAGTTATAAAAACAGAAGATAGCAAAAATATAAGCGAAATAATCAAAGCATTAGAAGAACAAAAAGAAATCTTAACAAAAACACTTGAAAAATACTCTGAAGAAAACTTTGTAACACAGTACAAAGACATTATAAATGGATCTTTAGAATTAATTTCTCAAGCATTTAAGGAATATAACGATCAAAAGCTTGTACCACTTCAAAAAGAATTTATCAAAATTTCGGAAGAGCTGCAAAAAAGTAAAGATGAGCTCGCAAATCTTAAAGATCAAATTAATTTAAAGAACTCCAAAATCGGCGAATTAACCGAAGAAAACACTAGCTATAAAGCAAGCATTGAAACTCTAGAAATTGAATTTAGTAAAGCACAAGAGAAGTTAAAGATATTAACAAATAATTTAACAGAGTATAAAAATAAAGAAACAAATGATTTACAAGAATCGAGCTCACGCATTTTAATTATTAAAGAATGATATGTCAAACTTAAAAATCAAGGAAATCTTTTAGTATATAAAATTGGAGATAGCACAATGACAAAAGAATTAGAAACAATATTAAATGAAACAATTGAACTTGAATATGATAACACAAGCTTGCAAAGCGTTAATAACAAAATAAATGAATATCTTGATTATCAAACAAAGCTATCTTCTTTAATTTTACAACTCCAAAACAAGCATTATGAGGAGACGAAATCGAAGCAAGATGCAATTATCGCGGAAAATAACACCAATATCTTACATCTAAAAGAAGAAGTTTCTGATTTAACAAATACAAAAAGAGAACTAGAAACAAAAAATCAAGTAATCGAAAATAATAAAAATGAACTTCAAAAAAATATTAGTTTAAAAGATCAAGAATTAGCAAAACTTAAAGAACAAAAAGAAGAAAATGAAAGACAAATTAAATCACTTGAAAATGTTATTCTTCAAAAAGATACAAAAATTACGGAATTAAACGAAAGAATTAGTAAAGACCAAACTGATTGACTTACAAGAAAAATTGAAGCAATAAACAAAGAAAAAGAAGAACTAGAATCAAATAAAGCAGAGCTTGAAAAAGCTAATAAAGAGCTAGAAACAAAAATTCAAGAAAAAGATGATCAAATACTTTTAAAGATTAAAGAACTAGCCGAAGCTAGAAATAAAATCGAAGAAAAGGATAATTTGCTTTTACAAAAAAATAAAGAAATTGAAAACGTATCTCGAGAAAAAAGAGAGATAGAAAATAGCGTTTGATATATTGAAAAACAAAAAGAAGTAGCAGAGATAAGGCTCCGTGAATTAGAAAACCAAGTAGATAATTTAGAAGAAAGATTAATTACAATTATGAGTAAACAAGTAAATAGCAGAGAGCTCATTGTTAAAAGTTATAAAAGTAGTATCGATAAAAATATGCGAATTTTAAAAGAATTCTATGGAAGCACAACGGATGATGCTCATACCTATACAGGTACAAACTATAAACCTAATTTTGCATGATCTACCTTTGGGGGAGCAAATAACCGTTTTGCTTGACAAAACCTTGACATTCAGATAAATAACGCTGATTTTACCTGAAAAGTAGAACTTGTTGGACTTGGCAATGATAATATTATAGAAATTAACGGATTTAAATATTTAAAATTAAGTCTTTCAAATGTCGAAATTGAATATATAAGCTTAAAAGATGGTGTAAAACTTGAAAATAATTATTTACTATTTCCAATTTCACTTTTCAAAAGCGGAAACTTTAATCAAAGATTGTTAGGTCAAAATATCGAATATAAGAGCTTATCAAAATATAATCAAATCAATAATTCGTCAGAATCAAAAAGTATTTGAAATGATGGTGTATTTAGATTAGAATACAAATTCAAAGATAACACACTTTATCTTTATCAAATATTTAAAGCGCAACGAATAACAAATGTATCTCTTGATTCACGTGGTTATCTTGCAACATTACCAGATAAGAATATCGAAAAGTCACCTTTTGCCATTTGAGATTACTATGACAAAAGACCAAAACAACCTCTATTTGAAATAATAGCAGCTTCTTATATTCAAACTAACTCAAATGAGCTATAA